Proteins from a single region of Procambarus clarkii isolate CNS0578487 chromosome 32, FALCON_Pclarkii_2.0, whole genome shotgun sequence:
- the LOC123759564 gene encoding LOW QUALITY PROTEIN: serine/threonine-protein kinase meng-po (The sequence of the model RefSeq protein was modified relative to this genomic sequence to represent the inferred CDS: deleted 1 base in 1 codon) produces MCEVNRSGSVQSMKTAELPRVEVERQYSDVRLLAESSGVQVFSARPLQPGASCVALKCLHKDTTKKKDFLREFNYNLLLSSHHNIVKCFDEPFETGTSYAFTQELAPLNNLSKYLRRGGLGETRAKRVGEQVAQALEFMHQRDLVHRDVCLENILVFDRELSRVKLGDFGSTQEAGALVKKLKVRSPWAPPEVSVAVYNEGYHVHSGQDAWQLGILIFLCLTGSYPWSSADITDRHYNSWVAWLKRKTTKVPLRFTCFTPRLLRLLRRLLEPKPEKRTGVREVFKYLSDHWLVDDLESSSIKKDGKLSKLLSNSTKSLFTRMEIKLIELLRSHLHDEDVQPRPVGKKRVRFSFDAESVTEAAVTDARKASDAGYVSDADDVSDTDAAGDVTPA; encoded by the exons ATGTGTGAGGTCAACAGGAGTGGGAGTGTCCAGAGCATGAAGACGGCGGAGCTGCCGAGGGTGGAGGTGGAGCGGCAGTACTCTGACGTGAGACTCCTGGCGGAGAGCAGCGGCGTCCAGGTCTTCAGCGCCAGACCACTCCAGCCTGGGGCC TCCTGCGTCGCTCTCAAGTGTCTTCATAAGGACACCACCAAGAAGAAAGACTTCCTCAGGGAGTTCAACTATAACCTCCTTCTAAGTTCCCACCATAATATCGTCAAATGTTTTGATGAACCTTTCGAGACCGGCACTTCGTATGCCTTCACGCAAGAATTGGCGCCTCTCAACAATCTGTCCAAGTACCTGAGGCGCGGCGGCCTGGGAGAAACACGAGCAAAACGTGTGGGAGAGCAAGTTGCCCAAGCTCTGGAGTTCATGCACCAGAGAGACTTGGTTCATCGCGATGTTTGTTTAGAAAACATCTTGGTGTTCGACCGAGAGCTCTCCCGCGTCAAGCTTGGAGACTTCGGCAGCACACAGGAGGCGGGAGCCCTGGTGAAGAAGCTGAAGGTTCGGTCCCCTTGGGCGCCGCCAGAAGTTAGTGTGGCCGTGTACAACGAGGGTTACCACGTCCACAGCGGCCAGGACGCCTGGCAGCTTGGCATCCTCATCTTCCTGTGCCTGACGGGGTCATATCCGTGGTCATCGGCCGACATCACTGACCGTCACTACAACTCGTGGGTGGCCTGGCTCAAGCGTAAGACCACCAAGGTGCCGCTACGCTTCACCTGCTTCACTCCTCGTCTTCTTCGCCTCCTGCGACGCCTGCTGGAGCCCAAACCTGAGAAACGcacaggagtgagggaggtgttcAAGTACCTCTCTGATCACTGGCTCGTCGATGACTTGGAATCATCCAGCATCAAGAAAGACGGAAAATTATCAAAACTTTTGTCAAACAGTACAAAATCTCTATTCACTCGAATGGAAATTAAGCTGATTGAACTTCTACGTTCTCATCTACACGACGAAGACGTTCAGCCACGACCGGTTGGCAAGAAACGTGTCCGGTTTTCCTTTGATGCAGAATCTGTAACTGAAGCAGCTGTGACTGACGCACGAAAGGCGTCTGACGCAGGTTATGTGTCCGACGCAGATGATGTTTCTGACACAGACGCCGCTGGGGATGTGACCCCAGCGTGA